The nucleotide sequence AATCgtaatcgtcgtcgtcgtcgaaatcGTGGTGTTTTCTTCGCCACGGTGGCAGGAAACAGCAGCACCACGACCACGTGCAGCAGGAGCTGGAGTCGGAGTCGGAGTTGGAATTTCGGCGACATTTGGCGTAGCAGCTGACCAAGCCCAAAAAGGAGACGGTCGCGGCGACGCTTATCAACGCGATCGGCAGGAAAGACGATTCTACGCTTTGActagagaatatttttttgccggTGTCCATTTTGTGGAAACGCTGCGTCTTGTACAGACGCTCGGGCAGGCTGATGAGATTCTGCTTGACGCTGCTGTCGATGCTGGGAACGCAGTCCAGGTGGACGCTTTCCATGTGCTCCCACAGGTTGGTCTTGTTGTCCGCCTCGTAGGTGCAGCTCAGGTCGCGCGTATACAGTCGTCGTATGGTGAGCAGCACGAACAGACTCTGCACGTCGCAGTCGCATCGCCACGGATTCGCGTGCAGGTCCAAATCGTCGAGGTAGCGCAGCCACGTGAACACGTCCGTAGGCAGCGTGGCGAGCGAATTGTTGCGCAGGCTGAGGCGCTGCACAAAGAGCAGATTGGAAAACGCCTCCGGCTCGACCACGCTCAGCTGGCAGCTGCTCAAGTCGAGCTGCTTGAGCATCGGCAACGCCGTGAACTGGAAGCTGGCCAGCGTGCGAATCGGATTGCCGCTCAGATTCACCAT is from Planococcus citri chromosome 1, ihPlaCitr1.1, whole genome shotgun sequence and encodes:
- the LOC135841278 gene encoding leucine-rich repeat-containing protein 38-like: MSKLAPATLAVWWLMVAVSASASTPSPSPSPSPSPATQITCPQECACSQIEGKNVTICQLRGLNSIPRGIPKRTNFLDVAGNRIETLGDKEFWSRGLFGLETIVMDSCGVREVRKTAFVGLKWLKQLDLSSNEIATLDRYVFADNKLLEMVNLSGNPIRTLASFQFTALPMLKQLDLSSCQLSVVEPEAFSNLLFVQRLSLRNNSLATLPTDVFTWLRYLDDLDLHANPWRCDCDVQSLFVLLTIRRLYTRDLSCTYEADNKTNLWEHMESVHLDCVPSIDSSVKQNLISLPERLYKTQRFHKMDTGKKIFSSQSVESSFLPIALISVAATVSFLGLVSCYAKCRRNSNSDSDSSSCCTWSWCCCFLPPWRRKHHDFDDDDDYDFEKTCYSNFDEDCSDISLTVEL